Proteins encoded within one genomic window of Candidatus Omnitrophota bacterium:
- a CDS encoding DUF362 domain-containing protein, with translation MTKSKVYLKRIDDWTSSAAISEALLSVWQIMDGDRLIKKDDFLGIKLTFGEEGTCGYIKSDWLKGITASLRQKTENLFVIETNTLYREKRSNAVGHLHVAHAHGYGIGQLGIPIIIGDGLHGRNSQSIAIRAEHFENVKLAKTVCETDFLLCLSHVTGHCQTGMAAALKNLGMGCAARVGKLIQHSKTLPEVAAAKCIGCGECMKICPANAIGIKKKKAMLVKERCIGCGECAVICRSGGIEIKYDENVVNLQEKMVEYALGVKKALGSRLACLNLLYSVTKNCDCMSKGEKPIVPDIGILGSIDPVAIDKAAMDLIGKKTFSEIYPEIDLEVQIRHAEKIKLGLSDYELIEV, from the coding sequence GTGACGAAAAGTAAGGTATACCTTAAAAGGATCGATGACTGGACATCCTCTGCAGCCATAAGCGAGGCCCTTTTATCGGTCTGGCAAATAATGGACGGCGACAGGCTTATCAAAAAGGATGACTTTTTAGGCATCAAGCTGACGTTCGGAGAAGAAGGGACATGCGGTTATATAAAATCAGACTGGCTCAAGGGCATTACAGCATCGCTAAGACAGAAAACCGAGAACCTTTTTGTAATAGAGACCAATACGCTTTACAGGGAAAAGAGATCCAATGCTGTCGGCCACCTGCATGTTGCGCATGCTCACGGGTATGGGATAGGCCAGCTTGGAATACCTATAATAATAGGTGACGGTCTCCACGGCAGAAACAGCCAGAGCATAGCCATAAGGGCGGAACATTTTGAAAACGTTAAACTCGCAAAGACTGTCTGTGAAACAGATTTTCTTCTGTGCCTTTCTCACGTGACAGGACATTGCCAGACAGGCATGGCAGCCGCCCTTAAAAACCTGGGCATGGGCTGCGCAGCGCGGGTCGGGAAACTAATACAGCACTCCAAGACACTGCCTGAAGTGGCAGCGGCCAAGTGCATTGGCTGCGGCGAGTGCATGAAGATATGCCCGGCAAATGCTATAGGGATCAAAAAGAAAAAGGCCATGCTCGTAAAGGAAAGGTGCATTGGCTGCGGCGAGTGCGCAGTAATATGCAGGTCCGGGGGCATAGAGATTAAATATGACGAAAATGTTGTAAACCTGCAGGAAAAAATGGTAGAATATGCATTAGGGGTAAAAAAGGCCTTAGGGTCAAGATTGGCGTGCCTGAATCTTTTATACAGTGTTACAAAAAACTGCGACTGCATGTCAAAGGGCGAGAAGCCTATCGTGCCTGACATAGGGATCCTGGGCTCTATAGACCCTGTCGCAATAGATAAGGCCGCGATGGACCTTATAGGTAAAAAGACCTTTAGCGAAATATACCCGGAGATCGACCTCGAAGTCCAGATAAGACACGCTGAAAAAATAAAACTGGGTCTTTCTGATTATGAGCTTATAGAGGTGTGA